Part of the Catalinimonas alkaloidigena genome is shown below.
TCACATTGATCATACTCTGACCATGTACCCCAACTTCCTTTGTATAGTAACCCACAAAAGAAAAAACCAGCGTAGCATCATCGGAAGCCTGTATTTTGTAGGCTCCGTCAATATCAGTAATGGTACCCTGGTTACTCCCTTTAACAAGTACATTTACCCCAGGAAGTGATTCTCCATCAGATGAACTCACTTTACCTGTAACAATACCATCCTGAGCTTGCAAACGGCCGGTAAAAGCGGTTACACAAATACACAAGAACAGGCTACTCTTCAGTATATAGGATGATATACTGCTAATCCGTTGATATAACTTTTTCATAAGCGTATGGAAATAAATTAGTTTTCGCAATAGCGATGGTGCAATAGTTTAATTGTTGCCACTGGTAGTGGGTGTTGGCATACTATCCTATACAATTTTTTTTCACTTTAAACACATACTGTCAAATCCCAGCTAATTTCCTCTCGGGTGTCATGATCTCACGGAAATTGTAGGTTGACAGTCTGAAGTAGATTTGAAATCAGTATACAGCTCAGCGTATAGCTTTCCTGTAATCCTGATACAATGACAAAACATATGTTATGCACCAAAAGTAGAAAAGAGCAACCTATCGTTCTATTACTATCCTTTATATTTGTGGTACTATTTTTCCTGACTATAAAAAGCTAAGCAGAGTACATCCTTATCTATTAAAAGAAATAAGGTTTCCTGTGATACCACGGACAGAACGTATTGCCCGACAGATTGACAATACTAAGCTTGACTTCGTCATCAGAATGAAAAATTGTATTATCATTTACGATAATGGTATAAGATAAAAGAAAATATATTATCCAAATTTGTATGCATAGCGACCATTACTAAAACTTATGGAAAAGCTCAGTCCAGCACAGATCAAAGAGAATTTTGACAGAGACGGTTTTGTCTTTCTTCCAGGATTTTTATCCACTAAGGAGATGGCTGAGTTGAACAGTAAGCTGGAATTGTTTATTAAGGAAAAGGTTCCGGCTTTAGCTGCTCAGCATGCTTTCTATGAAGATAAAAGTGATAGTTCTACCCTGAAGCAATTGTTTGAACTACACACGTATGATACTTTCTTTAAAGCATTACTGTACCAGCGTAAATTAAAAAAACTGGCAGAAGATATCCTGGGAGAAGAAGTGATCGCTCAGAATCTGGAGTATTTTAATAAGCCTGCCCGAATAGGCAAACCTACACCTCCACATCAGGATAACTATTATTTCATGCTAAGCCCACCCTCAGCAATCACCATGTGGCTGGCACTGGAAGATGTAGACGAAACTAATGGCTGTGTACGCTATGTCAGAGGTTCACACCTACAAGGAATGCGTCCTCATGTCAAAACAGAGGTATTCGGATTTTCTCAGGGCATTATCAATTATGGTAGGGAGGAAGACATAAAAAATGAGCTTGCTTTTCCAGCAAGTCCGGGAGACCTGCTCATCCACCACGCTATGACAGTACATCGCGCGGACGCTAACACACATCACTCCCGTTCACGCAAAGCCCTGGGCTTAGTATACTGGGGTAAATGCGTCGCGAAAGAAAATATGGAGATCAAAGAAGCTTATAAAAGGATTGTGGCTGATGAAATCAAGGCCAACGCCATTGAAAAGTCAAGTATATAAACATACCACTTGTTTAGTTAAATCAATCAGCAATCAGACCTATGTTTGTATTGCTGATTTTTTTTTGTAAAAAGGAAACACAGTTGCTATGCTGGCATCTGTAAAATAGCACTAAATTAGTCAGGCGACTTCCACATTGATGTTCACAATCTTTCTGTATTCACTAGGCGTCATTTTTTTATACTTCTTAAACTGACGGTTGAAGTTGGCCAGATTGTTAAAGCCACATTTGTAAGCCACCTCTACAATATGAAAATCACTTTCAGATAATAGCTTACAGGCATACCCTACTCTCAGGGTGTTAACATATTCTACAAAAGTCATTCTGAAATTCTCTTTAAAGAAATTACAGAAAGTTGTTACTGCCATATTGGCTACTTGAGCTACTTCGGATAATGATATTTCTTCCTGAAAATTCAGCATGATGTATTCAGTGACTTTTCTGAACTGATCAGAGCTTCTCAGGGATATTTTCTGTACAAATCCATGGCTCGCCAGCGCTTTATATTCAGTGGTTTGGGAAAGAATATCAAATATGGAAAGTAAGGATGCCAGACGTTGGATGCCGTTCATAGATATCATCTTCTTCATGATCCTATTGATCTCCGTACGGGCCTTTCCATGTATGGCAAGTCCTTGATTTGTACATTTCAGAAAATTAATAA
Proteins encoded:
- a CDS encoding phytanoyl-CoA dioxygenase family protein; translated protein: MEKLSPAQIKENFDRDGFVFLPGFLSTKEMAELNSKLELFIKEKVPALAAQHAFYEDKSDSSTLKQLFELHTYDTFFKALLYQRKLKKLAEDILGEEVIAQNLEYFNKPARIGKPTPPHQDNYYFMLSPPSAITMWLALEDVDETNGCVRYVRGSHLQGMRPHVKTEVFGFSQGIINYGREEDIKNELAFPASPGDLLIHHAMTVHRADANTHHSRSRKALGLVYWGKCVAKENMEIKEAYKRIVADEIKANAIEKSSI
- a CDS encoding AraC family transcriptional regulator is translated as MKYVEQRLPQEFDKSFTVFREVGEYFPCPWHYHPEYELVLVIKSSGRRMVGDHIGYFEDEDLVFMPPYLPHVWVNDPQFFNGEASDVADAIVIHFNEEFLGADFFKIPEMESFINFLKCTNQGLAIHGKARTEINRIMKKMISMNGIQRLASLLSIFDILSQTTEYKALASHGFVQKISLRSSDQFRKVTEYIMLNFQEEISLSEVAQVANMAVTTFCNFFKENFRMTFVEYVNTLRVGYACKLLSESDFHIVEVAYKCGFNNLANFNRQFKKYKKMTPSEYRKIVNINVEVA